The proteins below come from a single Corylus avellana chromosome ca3, CavTom2PMs-1.0 genomic window:
- the LOC132173812 gene encoding uncharacterized protein LOC132173812, with translation MEVNSVQQDHEDEEEFVLLDLNCLAGILDIPPNAPYVLSGLDTLNPVLVIDDKVKLIGEYEETIGTGLVFKEEDGTPVVHEETGPSEANLFSGKCIIDPNQTPSKNVRPVAQLHKILKFRLAPDTDIQIPTAEQ, from the exons ATGGAGGTGAATTCGGTGCAACAAGATCATGAGGACGAAGAAGAATTTGTATTGCTTGATCTCAACTGTCTTGCTGGGATACTTGACATCCCACCAAATGCACCATATGTTCTATCT gGTCTGGACACATTGAATCCAGTGTTAGTTATAGATGACAAGGTGAAGCTG ATCGGAGAATATGAAGAAACAATTGGCACAGGCTTGGTTTTCAAAGAAGAAG ATGGTACCCCAGTGGTTCATGAAGAGACTGGGCCGTCTGAAGCAAACCTTTTCTCAGGAAAATGTATAATAGATCCAAATCAAACTCCAAGCAAGAATGTGAGGCCGGTAGCGCAGCTTCATAAGATTCTAAAGTTCAGATTGGCACCTGATACTGACATTCAAATTCCAACAGCTGAGCAGTAG
- the LOC132173811 gene encoding ultraviolet-B receptor UVR8 isoform X1, translated as MGDRFRSVSIEDLPSHLILEILTAGRLRSVDLVCLELTSRTFGGSHGLYPQKFRSLVDFAAFQLCVSNSIYAWMSWNAQRELFDRCNGNWKRVLRFLQSVEQSSEMVETTSGNMQITTGRYHTLLIKNSLVYSCGSSLCGVLGHGPETTQCVAFTRIDFPSLAHVRQVSASQNHAAFVTGSGEVFTCGDNSSFCCGHRDTSRPIFRPRLVEALKGVPCKQVAAGLNFTVFLTRQGQVYTCGSNTHGQLGHGDTLDRPTPKIIEVLEGVGTVVQIAAGPSYVLAITDNGAAYSFGSGSNFCLGHGEQHDEFQPRAIQTFRRKAIHVVHVSAGDEHAVALDSNGLVYTWGKGYCGALGHGDEVDKTTPALLNSLQSHLAVQVCARKRKTFVLVDDGSVYGFGWMGFGSLGFPGRGVSDKVMRPQILECLRAHHVSQISTGLYHTVVVTNRGLLFGFGDNERAQLGHDTLRGCLEPTEIFIQEMADDTQVVLESG; from the exons ATGGGGGATCGCTTTAGGTCGGTTTCGATTGAGGACTTGCCATCCCATTTGATATTGGAGATTTTGACGGCGGGCCGGCTCAGATCAGTTGATCTTGTCTGTTTAGAGTTGACTTCTAGGACTTTTGGTGGGAGTCATGGATTGTACCCTCAGAAGTTCCGATCATTGGTGGACTTTGCGGCGTTTCAGTTGTGTGTGTCCAATAGTATATatgcttggatgagttggaatgCTCAGAGAGAGTTGTTTGATCGGTGTAATGGTAACTGGAAGCGGGTTTTGAGGTTCTTGCAGTCAGTGGAGCAATCGTCTGAGATGGTTGAGACCACATCAGGCAAT ATGCAGATTACCACTGGAAGGTATCACACATTGCTGATCAAGAATTCATTAGTTTACTCTTGTGGTTCCAGCTTGTGTGGTGTTCTTGGTCATGGTCCTGAAACAACACAATGTGTAGCATTTACCCGAATTGATTTCCCATCTTTGGCTCATGTCAGGCAAGTTTCAGCCTCCCAAAATCATGCTGCTTTTGTCACGGGGTCTGGAGAG GTTTTCACATGTGGAGATAATTCATCATTTTGCTGTGGGCATAGAGATACAAGCCGCCCCATTTTTAGGCCTAGGCTTGTTGAAGCATTGAAGGGAGTTCCTTGCAAGCAG GTTGCTGCAGGGCTTAATTTTACAGTGTTCCTCACAAGACAAGGCCAGGTTTATACATGTGGGTCCAACACACATGGCCAGCTTGGTCATGGTGACACCTTAGACAGACCAACTCCCAAAATCATTGAAGTGCTTGAGGGAGTCGGTACTGTAGTTCAGATTGCTGCAGGTCCAAGTTATGTCTTAGCTATTACTGACAATGGGGCAGCCTACTCTTTTGGATCGGGTTCTAATTTCTGTCTTGGCCATGGAGAGCAGCATGATGAGTTCCAGCCACGTGCAATCCAGACATTTCGGAGAAAGGCTATTCATGTGGTTCATGTCTCTGCTGGTGATGAGCATGCTGTGGCACTTGATTCCAATGGGCTT GTATATACTTGGGGAAAAGGCTACTGTGGTGCATTAGGACATGGAGATGAGGTTGATAAGACTACTCCAGCGCTATTGAACAGCCTTCAGAGCCATCTTGCTGTGCAG GTCTGTGCAAGAAAGAGGAAAACCTTTGTTCTTGTTGATGATGGTTCAGTTTATGGCTTTGGGTGGATGGGCTTTGGTAGCCTTGGATTCCCAGGCCGGGGAGTATCCGATAAAGTAATGAGGCCTCAAATCCTTGAATGCTTAAGAGCTCACCATGTTTCTCAAATTAGCACTGGATTGTACCACACTGTTGTAGTCACTAACCGTGGACTACTCTTTGGGTTTGGAGACAATGAAAGAGCACAACTTGGGCATGACACATTGAGAGGATGCCTTGAGCCCACCGAAATTTTTATCCAAGAAATGGCAGATGACACACAAGTTGTTTTAGAAAGCGGATGA
- the LOC132173811 gene encoding ultraviolet-B receptor UVR8 isoform X2: protein MGDRFRSVSIEDLPSHLILEILTAGRLRSVDLVCLELTSRTFGGSHGLYPQKFRSLVDFAAFQLCVSNSIYAWMSWNAQRELFDRCNGNWKRVLRFLQSVEQSSEMVETTSGNITTGRYHTLLIKNSLVYSCGSSLCGVLGHGPETTQCVAFTRIDFPSLAHVRQVSASQNHAAFVTGSGEVFTCGDNSSFCCGHRDTSRPIFRPRLVEALKGVPCKQVAAGLNFTVFLTRQGQVYTCGSNTHGQLGHGDTLDRPTPKIIEVLEGVGTVVQIAAGPSYVLAITDNGAAYSFGSGSNFCLGHGEQHDEFQPRAIQTFRRKAIHVVHVSAGDEHAVALDSNGLVYTWGKGYCGALGHGDEVDKTTPALLNSLQSHLAVQVCARKRKTFVLVDDGSVYGFGWMGFGSLGFPGRGVSDKVMRPQILECLRAHHVSQISTGLYHTVVVTNRGLLFGFGDNERAQLGHDTLRGCLEPTEIFIQEMADDTQVVLESG, encoded by the exons ATGGGGGATCGCTTTAGGTCGGTTTCGATTGAGGACTTGCCATCCCATTTGATATTGGAGATTTTGACGGCGGGCCGGCTCAGATCAGTTGATCTTGTCTGTTTAGAGTTGACTTCTAGGACTTTTGGTGGGAGTCATGGATTGTACCCTCAGAAGTTCCGATCATTGGTGGACTTTGCGGCGTTTCAGTTGTGTGTGTCCAATAGTATATatgcttggatgagttggaatgCTCAGAGAGAGTTGTTTGATCGGTGTAATGGTAACTGGAAGCGGGTTTTGAGGTTCTTGCAGTCAGTGGAGCAATCGTCTGAGATGGTTGAGACCACATCAGGCAAT ATTACCACTGGAAGGTATCACACATTGCTGATCAAGAATTCATTAGTTTACTCTTGTGGTTCCAGCTTGTGTGGTGTTCTTGGTCATGGTCCTGAAACAACACAATGTGTAGCATTTACCCGAATTGATTTCCCATCTTTGGCTCATGTCAGGCAAGTTTCAGCCTCCCAAAATCATGCTGCTTTTGTCACGGGGTCTGGAGAG GTTTTCACATGTGGAGATAATTCATCATTTTGCTGTGGGCATAGAGATACAAGCCGCCCCATTTTTAGGCCTAGGCTTGTTGAAGCATTGAAGGGAGTTCCTTGCAAGCAG GTTGCTGCAGGGCTTAATTTTACAGTGTTCCTCACAAGACAAGGCCAGGTTTATACATGTGGGTCCAACACACATGGCCAGCTTGGTCATGGTGACACCTTAGACAGACCAACTCCCAAAATCATTGAAGTGCTTGAGGGAGTCGGTACTGTAGTTCAGATTGCTGCAGGTCCAAGTTATGTCTTAGCTATTACTGACAATGGGGCAGCCTACTCTTTTGGATCGGGTTCTAATTTCTGTCTTGGCCATGGAGAGCAGCATGATGAGTTCCAGCCACGTGCAATCCAGACATTTCGGAGAAAGGCTATTCATGTGGTTCATGTCTCTGCTGGTGATGAGCATGCTGTGGCACTTGATTCCAATGGGCTT GTATATACTTGGGGAAAAGGCTACTGTGGTGCATTAGGACATGGAGATGAGGTTGATAAGACTACTCCAGCGCTATTGAACAGCCTTCAGAGCCATCTTGCTGTGCAG GTCTGTGCAAGAAAGAGGAAAACCTTTGTTCTTGTTGATGATGGTTCAGTTTATGGCTTTGGGTGGATGGGCTTTGGTAGCCTTGGATTCCCAGGCCGGGGAGTATCCGATAAAGTAATGAGGCCTCAAATCCTTGAATGCTTAAGAGCTCACCATGTTTCTCAAATTAGCACTGGATTGTACCACACTGTTGTAGTCACTAACCGTGGACTACTCTTTGGGTTTGGAGACAATGAAAGAGCACAACTTGGGCATGACACATTGAGAGGATGCCTTGAGCCCACCGAAATTTTTATCCAAGAAATGGCAGATGACACACAAGTTGTTTTAGAAAGCGGATGA